One window from the genome of Cardiocondyla obscurior isolate alpha-2009 linkage group LG04, Cobs3.1, whole genome shotgun sequence encodes:
- the Borcs7 gene encoding BLOC-1-related complex subunit 7 codes for MASASSTSARSLFIESKMRLADRVQVNINNIASLARQIQRGSKSSEILTHSAKNFAQQEHGLETIESTLKKLALIATHLEYQMDAIDKNSAMLEEVTEQVRSMQR; via the exons ATGGCTTCAGCGTCTAGTACAAGTGCACGTAGCTTGTTCATTGAGTCAAAAATGAGATTGGCAGACAGAGTACAAGTCAACATTAATAACATTGCCTCACTTGCCAGGCAAATACAACGAGGATCTAAAAGTAGTGAA ATTTTAACACACTCAGCAAAGAACTTTGCACAACAAGAGCATGGACTTGAAACAATAGAATCCACTTTAAAAAAGCTTGCACTTATTGCCACTCATTTAGAATATCAAATGGATGCTATAGACAAAAATTCAGCAATGTTGGAAGAAGTCACTGAACAAGTACGGTCGATGCAAAGATAA
- the LOC139102287 gene encoding ras-related and estrogen-regulated growth inhibitor, with protein MDSDSSPPLASAKKRNSPPIHWGLGLANKDSFKTVKVILLGQPGVGKSALAVRFATKRYIGEYDCSMDRIYRVDNHLGSSWEIADPPGSPPASTEPKLRWADAIVLVYSVTDRVSFDETSRLRFLVSHARRGRKVPPVVLLVGNKADLSCSPGERMVSALEGQKRAKEIEAHAFHEISVRESVDQVTAIFMNILRLLTELHSSSGHQQQPSFRMRACTDGSVNSLRRPSPPPLRRFSISARGNLL; from the exons ATGGACAGTGATAGTTCGCCGCCGTTGGCGTCTGCCAAGAAGAGGAACAGCCCTCCGATCCACTGGGGCCTAGGTCTCGCCAACAAGGACTCTTTCAAGACGGTCAAAGTAATCTTACTGGGCCAGCCGGGTGTCGGCAAATCAG CTTTAGCCGTGCGGTTCGCTACGAAGCGCTACATAGGCGAGTACGACTGTTCTATGGACAGGATCTACCGCGTGGACAACCATCTGGGGTCGTCGTGGGAAATAGCGGATCCTCCTGGATCACCGCCGGCCTCCACCGAGCCAAAGCTACGGTGGGCTGACGCGATAGTCCTCGTTTATTCGGTAACGGACCGAGTTAGTTTCGACGAGACTTCTCGCTTGAG GTTTCTGGTATCGCACGCGAGAAGAGGCAGAAAAGTGCCACCGGTCGTGTTGCTTGTGGGAAATAAGGCCGATCTCTCCTGCTCACCGGGTGAGCGCATGGTGTCCGCCCTAGAAGGCCAGAAAAGGGCAAAAGAAATCGAGGCTCACGCTTTCCATGAGATTTCCGTAAGGGAATCGGTCGATCAG GTCACGGCCATATTCATGAACATATTGAGATTACTAACCGAATTGCACAGCAGCTCAGGACATCAGCAGCAACCGTCTTTCAGAATGAGGGCCTGCACCGACGGATCCGTAAATTCTCTGCGTCGTCCATCACCTCCCCCATTGCGAAGATTCAGCATCTCCGCTCGCGGAAATCTATTGTAA
- the LOC139102291 gene encoding uncharacterized protein — translation MNFHRLGAHGIILILVILAATCEISQASKQCKAIVMDVHMKKCKLDAERIKRGLEKFDLQKHETYEGKRQERPDYSKTKYSELHSVPQKRQLSPTQISGIALPIVAEAINGAGKVRAYSMSGNDYQDPIPSVIGSSLGWPGYYVRAPFSFGRSLALLRAPVFNDDLGLNDEELHELYSNIYERLPRASKDEARKIFLETALKCCQNVDRCLKETMPIPCLGSQKS, via the exons ATGAATTTCCATCGGCTCGGAGCACATGGGATCATTCTGATTCTGGTGATATTAGCGGCAACCTGTGAGATTTCTCAGGCAAGTAAACAGTGCAAAGCGATCGTGATGGATGTGCACATGAAAAAATGCAAGCTCGATgctgaaagaattaaaagaggCCTGGAGAAGTTCGATCTGCAAAAGCACGAGACATACGAAGGGAAGAGACAGGAAAGACCCG actACTCGAAGACGAAATATTCGGAGTTGCACAGTGTTCCACAGAAGAGGCAGTTGTCACCCACACAAATCAGCGGTATCGCCTTGCCGATTGTCGCGGAGGCCATAAACGGTGCCGGCAAGGTTCGAGCGTACTCGATGTCCGGGAATGATTATCAAGATCCCATTCCGAGCGTAATAGGATCTTCTCTCGGCTGGCCAGGATACTACGTTAGAGCACCTTTCTCATTTGGCAGGAGCCTCGCGCTTCTGCGTGCTCCG GTCTTTAACGACGATCTAGGTTTGAATGACGAAGAGTTGCACGAACTCTACAGTAATATCTACGAAAGATTGCCAAGAGCCTCGAAAGATGAGGCTAGGAAGATTTTCTTAGAAACAGCATTGAAATGCTGTCAAAATGTCGATCGATGTCTTAAGGAAACCATGCCTATACCTTGCCTAGGAAGTCAGAAGTCTTAA
- the LOC139102281 gene encoding ubiquitin thioesterase otubain-like: MENNSLKELSVETTDVNQDELILQQQRRIEKEISESIALVGEKEPLKSLEQEYAEDDVYLSKAKALAQKYSYIRRTRPDGNCFFRAFSYAYLEKLIGNKEEYDKFRDLALKSKDSLVALGFPQFTVEDFHDTFMEVIDKVGGDIESSQMELHKLFNEQGYSDYIVVYLRLITSGQLQRDADFYQHFIEGERTISEFCHQEVEPMYKESDHIHIIAMSSALGTGVRVRYMDRGAGTEVTAHDFPEGAIPAVHLLYRPGHYDILYP, encoded by the exons ATGGAAAATAATTCACTTAAGGAGCTGTCCGTAGAAACCACAG ATGTCAACCAGGACGAGTTGATACTTCAACAACAAAGACGTATCGAGAAGGAG atttCGGAATCTATAGCATTAGTTGGCGAAAAGGAGCCACTGAAGAGTTTAGAACAAGAATATGCAGAGGATGATGTATATCTTTCAAAAGCAAAAGCTTTGgctcaaaaatattcttacatTAGGAGAACTAGACCAGATGGCAATTGTTTTTTCAGAGCATTTAGTTATGCTTATTTGGAGAAATTAATTGGGAACAAAGAAGAATATGATAAGTTTCGTGATTTAGCTTTAAAAAGCAAAGATAGCCTTGTAGCTCTAGGTTTTCCTCAATTTACAGTCGAAGACTTTCATGAcacg ttcATGGAAGTTATTGACAAAGTGGGTGGTGACATAGAATCCAGTCAAATGgaattacataaattgttcAATGAACAAGGTTATTCTGATTATATTGTTGTGTATCTTAGATTAATAACATCTGGTCAATTGCAGCGCGATGCTGACTTTTACCAGCACTTTATTGAGGGAGAACGTACTATCTCTGAATTCTGCCATCAG gaagTAGAACCGATGTATAAGGAATCTGATCATATTCACATTATAGCAATGAGTAGTGCCCTAGGGACTGGTGTTAGAGTTCGTTATATGGACAGAGGTGCAGGGACTGAAGTAACTGCCCATGACTTTCCCGAAGGTGCTATACCAGCTGTGCACTTATTATATCGTCCCGGACATTATGATATTCTTTATCCTTGA
- the LOC139102289 gene encoding insulin-like growth factor 1, which produces MLVRGDRVANGAVLLVALVLISVLYTIDAQVTYKKSHIRMQKLCSRKLSDALYIVCRERGYNEPFSYSSEDEPRADPGPGLVEECCYHQCTYEQLEQYCKPLPEEKRVDSRDDVIDQSYIANLPHSTTKDFLEQHPQTEMGYTGDAIKRKVDELKRGRHRGKSGRNIGGECKGKADAKKRHRGRHCKCRRRRLECRRAGKVLHSNVKPLDNKFATSSTTGEPTSLLSRS; this is translated from the exons ATGCTGGTACGCGGCGATCGTGTGGCGAACGGAGCGGTGCTTCTGGTCGCGCTGGTTCTTATAAGTGTCCTGTACACCATCGACGCTCAGGTCACTTACAAGAAGTCGCATATTCGGATGCAGAAGCTGTGCTCGAGAAAGTTGAGCGATGCTTTGTACATTGTGTGCCGGGAGCGCGGCTACAACGAGCCCTTCTCGTACAGCAGCGAGGACGAGCCGAGGGCAGATCCCGGCCCAGGACTCGTCGAGGAGTGCTGCTACCATCAGTGCACTTACGAACAACTCGAGCAATACTGCAAGCCCTTACCCGAAGAGAAGCGAGTCGACTCGAGGGACGACGTCAT AGATCAGTCGTACATAGCGAATCTACCTCATTCCACGACAAAAGATTTCCTGGAGCAGCATCCGCAAACCGAGATGGGTTACACCGGCGATGCGATAAAACGTAAGGTCGATGAGTTGAAAAGGGGTCGGCACAGGGGGAAAAGTGGTCGCAATATTGGTGGTGAATGCAAGGGGAAGGCTGATGCGAAAAAGCGACATCGCGGCAGGCATTGCAAATGCCGGCGTCGGCGTCTGGAGTGTCGCCGAGCTGGCAAG GTTTTACACAGCAACGTTAAGCCTTTAGACAACAAATTTGCAACATCATCGACGACTGGCGAACCTACGTCGCTTCTCTCTAGATCGTAA
- the Emc10 gene encoding ER membrane protein complex subunit 10: MPRMHPYFVFALVCISGSLVRGSELEYDGWLQLRLWHAFNDDPVPVFTERGNITVSSVRSGASVVGQNGLLPPQIGALKNLAEHDGKYKLKALARTSSGSEVVFLTSVPACYLLGSDLEDIITIWLDSTAEPIAVSISSSGPCALNNPFTNMWTTNVMVRYPDGGPIPDTATYIQKLEREREARERGDTKDNRSFLAKYWMYIVPFLIFLLLSSATNPEAGGSAQRQ, encoded by the exons ATGCCGAGAATGCATCCGTATTTCGTCTTTGCGCTGGTTTGTATTTCAGGCTCTCTCGTTCGCGGG AGCGAGCTCGAGTACGACGGCTGGCTGCAGTTAAGATTATGGCACGCGTTTAACGATGATCCAGTGCCCGTGTTCACTGAACGAGGAAACATCACGGTGTCCAGTGTACGCAGCGGGGCATCCGTCGTCGGGCAAAACGGCCTGCTGCCGCCTCAGATAGGGGCTCTAAAGAATCTTGCCGAACACGACGGCAAGTACAAGCTGAAGGCTCTGGCTCGTACTTCTTCTGGCAGCGAAGTAGTGTTTCTCACCTCGGTACCAGCG tgTTACCTGCTTGGCTCAGATTTGGAAGATATTATAACAATATGGTTAGATAGTACAGCAGAGCCTATAGCTGTTAGCATTTCATCTTCAGGACCCTGTGCTTTAAATAATCCCTTCACCAATATGTGGACCACCAATGTCATGGTGAGATATCCTGATGGTGGTCCAATACCAGATACTGCTACATATATTCAGAAGCttgaacgagaacgagaggcAAGGGAAAGAGGGGATACTAAAGATAATCGTTCGTTTCTTGCAAAATAt TGGATGTATATCGTTCCTTTCCTGATTTTCTTGCTGTTGTCGTCGGCAACAAATCCTGAAGCTGGTGGAAGTGCACAAAGACAATGA
- the LOC139102264 gene encoding BBSome complex member BBS2 has protein sequence MAEFSLNIQRHLKTGLVVSGKFDGSHACLAAATPGGTILVHSPHRQPQVDYSDHKQSNKRLSWSGELAELQIGAEVKSLCTGRLGEDERDTLLVGTISHVLAYHVEDNADVFYKEMSDGANCMIIAKVGWLSNQVVIVGGNCSVTILDAHGTEIFWTVMGGIVTSLAVFDFDGDGENELLTGTTDFEIRVQKEDTMLWETKETAAIVVLNDLPNRQFAYALENGTIGVYETGQRLWRVKSKHKVISVSTFDVNGDGVAELITGWSNGKVDARTYNTGEVMFKIQLSSSVAGIVDADYRRTGKPDLVVVSTNGEVRGYSTGSAMQAPEPGDIIRELLAKKQAMQMELRQRAATGSSMYYGSRLAISLLTNRGAARVALAAGPGLLVHCAIVFAEGVFEGETLVTHPNRPQGELEIALYPAKNDPVDIHVKVYVGPPNGDLLQVFEITRQLPRFCMYERIPKPQQVSEELSNIGVITDVAERPQRIAIWLNQSLILGEELEVTESGPNAGCIEIWFRGMRDDKIHCFQSNASGKVMIQTDDATFAGDIIQSLAMYLGVRELNSEATFPAEEKRMLEALERVKGLKEVDARLQAEAAGGATLLKSIVIRLEDARILENIDDMRKRLLQLKNINGDLIREHEIRLNSHRELAASLKELNLGVQRAARLRVGKAASNAVARCRAAIHDENPKALTLAIRHG, from the exons ATGGCAGAATTCTCTTTAAACATTCAAAGACATTTAAAAACAGGTCTTGTCGTAAGTGGAAAATTTGACGGATCACACGCTTGTCTCGCTGCCGCTACACCTGGAGGAACTATTTTGGTGCACAGTCCACATAGGCAGCCGCAAGTTGATTACTCCGATCATAAACAATCGAATAAAAGATTGTCATGGAGCGGAGAACTTGCGGAACTCCAAATTGGTGCCGAG GTGAAGTCGTTATGCACTGGTCGTCTTGGAGAAGACGAAAGGGATACTCTTTTGGTCGGTACTATTTCTCATGTGCTCGCTTATCACGTCGAAGATAATGCTGATGTTTTCTACAAAgag ATGTCGGATGGCGCAAACTGTATGATTATTGCAAAAGTCGGGTGGTTGTCAAATCAAGTTGTAATAGTAGGTGGCAACTGCTCGGTGACGATCTTAGATGCGCATGGAACAGAAATATTTTGGACTGTAATGGGAGGGATTGTTACCTCACTGGCAGTGTTTGATTTTGATGGCGATGGAGAAAATGAA TTACTGACAGGTACAACAGACTTTGAAATTAGAGTACAGAAGGAAGACACCATGCTTTGGGAGACGAAAGAAACGGCAGCAATTGTCGTTCTTAATGATCTCCCGAACAGGCAATTCGCTTATGCTCTCGAAAACGGGACAATTGGTGTTTATGAAACAGGACAGAGACTATGGCGAGTTAAG TCAAAGCATAAAGTGATATCTGTAAGCACTTTCGATGTAAATGGTGATGGTGTGGCGGAGCTTATAACTGGTTGGAGTAACGGAAAAGTGGATGCGAGAACATACAACACCGGTGAGGTCATGTTTAAGATTCAACTATCGTCAAGCGTGGCGGGTATAGTGGACGCCGATTACCGAAGAACGGGTAAACCAGATCTGGTAGTAGTTTCTACTAATGGCGAAG TACGTGGATACAGCACCGGCTCTGCCATGCAAGCTCCAGAACCCGGTGATATCATTCGCGAACTATTAGCTAAGAAGCAAGCAATGCAAATGGAATTGCGACAAAGAGCGGCGACGGGTTCCAGCATGTATTACGGATCAAGATTAGCCATCAGCTTACTGACAAATAGGGGTGCAGCCCGCGTTGCACTTGCCGCTGGACCCGGGCTTCTG gtGCATTGCGCAATAGTTTTTGCCGAGGGTGTTTTCGAGGGCGAGACGCTAGTCACTCACCCCAACCGGCCGCAAGGAGAGCTAGAGATTGCGCTTTATCCTGCCAAGAATGATCCCGTAGATATTCACGTTAAAGTATACGTCGGACCACCTAATGGCGATCTACTCCAG GTTTTCGAGATAACGCGGCAGCTGCCAAGGTTTTGTATGTACGAACGCATCCCGAAGCCGCAGCAAGTTTCGGAAGAATTATCGAACATCGGCGTTATAACAGAT GTTGCGGAGAGACCACAGCGAATCGCCATTTGGCTGAATCAAAGCCTCATTCTGGGAGAGGAATTAGAAGTTACAGAGAGCGGCCCGAATGCCGGATGTATCGAGATATGGTTTCGCGGGATGCGGGACGACAAGATACATTGCTTTCAATCAAACGCCAGTGGAAAAGTAATGATCCAGACGGACGACGCGACATTCGCCGGCGACATTATTCAGTCACTTGCTATGTATTTAGGCGTCCGAGAATTAAACTCGGAAGCTACGTTTCCCgcagaagagaaaagaatgcTAGAAGCGTTGGAACGCGTCAAAG GTTTAAAAGAGGTCGACGCACGACTTCAGGCGGAAGCCGCAGGCGGTGCGACTCTCCTGAAAAGCATTGTGATTCGCCTAGAAGACGCTAGGATTCTTGAGAACATTGACGATATGCGAAAGAGATTGTTGCAATTGAAAAACATCAATGGCGATTTGATTCGAGAGCACGAGATCCGGTTGAACAGTCATCGAGAGCTCGCGGCCAGCTTAAAAGAATTGAACTTAGGAGTTCAGCGCGCCGCGAGACTTAGAG TTGGAAAAGCTGCTTCCAACGCGGTGGCCCGTTGTAGAGCGGCAATACACGACGAAAATCCGAAAGCTCTTACGCTTGCGATAAGACACGGCtag
- the Betacop gene encoding coatomer subunit beta, producing MGTLTEQPCYTLINIPTDTESLNELQLKQDLEKGSVQTKIDALKKTIHMILSGERLPGLLMTIIRFVLPLQNHTIKKLLLIFWEIVPKTSGSDGKLLQEMILVCDAYRKDLQHPNEFVRGSTLRFLCKLKEPELLEPLMPAIIACLEHRHSYVRRNAVLAIFTIYRNFEFLIPDAPDLIAKYLEGEQDMSCRRNAFLMLLHADQSKALAYLAACLDQVPSFGDILQLVIVELIYKVCLANPSEKARFIRCIYSLLNSPSAAVRYEAAGTLVTLSSAPTAIKAAATCYIELIVKESDNNVKLIVLDRLIAMKDSPVYERVLQDLVMDILRVLGSPALEVRTKTLALAMDLVTTRTIEEMVQLLKKEVLRTAGGEHEDAGKYRQLLIRTLHTCSMKFADVAVTVIPVLTDFLSESNDAASMDLLVFIREAIQRFENLRPLIVEKLLEMFPHIRFAKVHRVTLWILGEYATSKEDIEAVMARIRTALGELPLLDAENKRQAGEKSEDGSAQAAPAQLVTSDGTYASQSAFSAASTRKKEEKRPALAQYLMEGEFFIGAALANILSKLALRYKVLESNIQKSNKLQAEAMFIMSSILQLGRSGLPKKAMTHDDAERISLCLRSLASPTPLVQKIFTEGCRDALDRMLSANAEEDSQNQKAKEKPGNIVQVDDAIQFLQLNRGSDLAGGAGDMFEQSLSAAVAGRPGASGDAPNVLSKVIQLTGFSDPIYAEALFHVNQYDIVLDVLIVNQTEDTLQNFTLELATLGDLKLVERPQSIVLAPRDFATIKANIKVTSTDNGIIFGNIVYDVSGAGSDRSGVVVLNDIPIDIMDYIVPATCTDLEFRKMWAEFEWENKVSVNTTLSDLREYLAHLLKSTNMRCVTPEKALSGQCGFLAANMCAKSIFGEDALANLSIEKPLNKPDAPVVGHIRIRAKSQGMALSLGDKINSAQKDPLTKVVQVA from the exons ATGGGCACGTTAACCGAGCAACCGTGTTACACCTTGATAAACATTCCGACCGACACAGAGTCGTTGAACGAGCTCCAGCTGAAGCAGGACCTCGAGAAGGGCAGCGTTCAGACGAAAATTGACGCGCTCAAGAAGACGATTCACATGATTTTGAGCGGCGAACGGCTGCCAGGCCTCCTTATGACGATCATTAGGTTTGTTCTGCCACTACAGAATCACACCATCAAGAAGCTGCTGCTAATCTTCTGGGAGATTGTGCCGAAAACTTCCGGCTCTGATGGCAAGCTACTGCAGGAAATGATATTGGTGTGTGATGCATACAGGAAAGACTTGCAGCACCCTAACGAATTTGTTAGGGGATCTACACTCAG ATTCTTGTGCAAATTGAAGGAGCCAGAACTTCTTGAGCCACTGATGCCAGCGATAATCGCTTGTCTGGAGCATAGACATTCTTATGTTAGACGTAACGCGGTTCTCGCAATTTTTACtatatatagaaattttgAATTTCTTATACCAGATGCCCCAGACTTGATTGCAAAGTATTTAGAAGGAGAACAAGATATGTCATGCAGAAGAAACGCATTCTTAATGTTGCTACATGCCGATCAGAGTAAAGCTCTTGCTTATTTAGCTGCTTGCCTTGATCAAGTGCCAAGTTTTGGCGATATACTACAATTGGTTATTgttgaattaatatataag gTTTGTCTGGCAAATCCATCGGAAAAAGCACGTTTTATTAGGTGTATCTATAGTTTACTGAATTCACCTAGTGCTGCAGTGCGTTACGAAGCAGCAGGTACATTGGTGACTCTTTCCAGTGCGCCAACTGCGATTAAAGCCGCAGCTACCTGCTATATCGAATTGATTGTCAAGGAGAGTGACAATAATGTTAAACTTATCGTATTAGATCGATTAATTGCAATGAAAGATAGTCCGGTGTATGAAAGAGTACTTCAAGATCTTGTCATGGATATACTCCGCGTTTTAG gtTCACCAGCTTTGGAAGTTAGAACAAAAACTTTGGCTTTAGCCATGGATTTAGTTACAACTCGCACAATCGAAGAAATGGTTCAACTTCTAAAGAAGGAAGTTCTCAGGACCGCTGGCGGAGAACACGAGGATGCTGGCAAATACCGTCAGCTCTTAATACGAACTCTTCATACTTGTTCAATGAAATTTGCAGACGTTGCCGTCACTGTCATTCCAGTATTGACTGATTTTCTATCCGAGAGTAACGATGCAGCGTCAATGGACCTTCTTGTATTTATTCGTGAAGCGATTCAGAGATTCGAGAATCTTAGACCATTAATTGTCGAGAAATTATTAGAG ATGTTTCCTCACATCCGATTTGCAAAAGTACATAGAGTTACACTTTGGATTCTTGGCGAGTATGCTACATCGAAAGAAGACATAGAAGCTGTCATGGCCCGTATACGAACAGCATTAGGTGAATTACCGTTGCTTGACGCAGAAAATAAACGTCAAGCTGGTGAGAAATCTGAGGATGGTAGCGCGCAAGCCGCACCCGCGCAGCTCGTTACATCTGATGGTACTTACGCCAGTCAAAGTGCTTTCAGTGCTGCATCTACAC gaaaaaaggaagaaaagcgACCAGCATTAGCACAATATTTGATGGAAGGAGAATTTTTCATTGGCGCGGCTTTGGCTAATATATTGTCAAAATTAGCTCTTCGTTATAAAGTGCTCGAAAGTAACATTCAAAAAAGCAATAAACTGCAAGCGGAAGCAATGTTTATAATGTCCAGCATATTACAGCTCGGTCGTTCGGGCCTTCCTAAGAAAGCGATGACACATGATGACGCGGAAAGGATTTCTCTATGCCTTAGATCCCTTGCTTCCCCAACGCCTCTCGTACAAAAAATCTTCACTGAGGGATGTCGTGATGCACTCGATAGAATGTTGTCCGCGAACGCAGAAGAGGATTCACAAAATCAAAAGGCTAAGGAAAAGCCGGGTAATATCGTTCAAGTCGATGACGCGATTCAGTTTTTGCAATTGAATCGTGGATCCGATCTTGCCGGTGGGGCAGGCGATATGTTTGAGCAAAGTCTTAGTGCAGCTGTAGCAGGACGACCTGGTGCTAGTGGAGATGCTCCAAATGTCTTGAGTAAAGTCATTCAACTTACTGGTTTTTCGGACCCGATTTATGCAGAGGCCTTGTTCCACGTTAATCAGTACGACATCGTGCTCGATGTACTAATAGTCAATCAAACGGAAGACACACTCCAGAATTTTACATTGGAACTTGCTACTTTGGGTGACTTGAAATTGGTAGAGAGACCACAGTCCATTGTACTTGCCCCTAGAGATTTCGCCACGATCAAGGCGAATATAAAAGTTACATCTACGGATAATGGTATTATCTTCGGAAATATTG tTTACGATGTATCGGGAGCAGGGTCTGACAGAAGTGGCGTAGTCGTTCTTAACGACATACCCATCGATATTATGGATTATATAGTACCTGCAACATGCACTGATTTAGAATTCCGCAAGATGTGGGCTGAATTTGAATGGGAGAACAAAGTCTCTGTCAATACAACTTTGTCTGACTTAAGAGAGTATCTCGCACATTTGTTGAAGTCTACAAATATGCGTTGCGTTACACCTGAGAAg gctCTTTCGGGACAATGTGGATTTTTGGCTGCAAATATGTGTGCTAAATCAATATTTGGTGAAGACGCATTAGCGAATTTATCCATCGAGAAGCCATTAAATAAACCTGATGCGCCAGTGGTCGGTCATATTCGTATTAGAGCCAAGAGCCAAGGTATGGCCTTATCCTTgggcgataaaattaattcggcaCAGAAAGACCCGCTAACTAAAGTTGTGCAAGTCGCTTAA